The genome window CAGAAATAGTAAAAATACTCTCAAATTGTAATCCTTGAGAATGATAAAATTCGGCACCCCCAGCTTGACGATCCACTAAAGATATAATTTTATCAACTTTGTACCCAGCATCGGTGAGTCTTTCTACCGCTAACATAGCCGATTGTCCCGTAGTGACAACATCTTCTAGGACGGTAACGATCGCCCCTTGTGGTAAACTAGGACCTTCGATATAGGCTTTAGTACCATGGTCCTTTGCTTCTTTGCGGATAATCAAGGCTGGAATAGGGTTATTTTCGTAGGCGGAAACCACACTTACTGCACTCACCATGGGATCAGCCCCAAGGGTAAGCCCTGCCACGGCTTGAGCATCATCAGCAAGCATTTCATGGATTAATTTACCCACCGCTAAAGCCCCTTGCGCCCTAAGAGTAACTTGTTTACTGTTTAAATAAAAATTACTTTTTTGTCCAGAGGATAGGGTAAAATCTCCTTCTTGATAGGCATACTCCACAAACATATCCAGTAACTGTTGTTTGAGAGATAAGCTGTTGTTTTCCATAATATTAAAGATATTTAATTCTAGTTTTCGTTACAATTAGAGCAAACATGATTTTAGCAAACAATTAATTATGTTCCCAAAAATTTCTCGTTTTGTCACCATCGCAGCGTTAACCACTCTTACCTGCGTTCTTAATCCTCCTTCTGATGCTAGGGCATCGGATGTCGAATTGATGGCTCAAAGTAGGTATAACTCCCCAGAAGTAGTTGAGCCTGAGGTTACTCTTACATTTCCTGAATTAGTAGAAAAAACTTTTCATTATCACAGTGGAGATTTCTTTGAAAAGTCCTCTATCAGTGGATTTCTCGATTCTATGTTAGGTTTAAGGGGTAGTCTTGAAGGTTCTTATCCCGAAAATAGCATTGCTAGGGATGGTTTTCTCTTGAATGTTATTATGAGCGATTATTTCAAACAACTTCAAGAAGGCTCTCCTCGGGTACGTACGAGGGACATGGATAGTCCTTTCAGAGACTCCCTGAGAACCAATCCCGACTATCTAATCCCTTAAGGGGAAAAATCCAGGGTACAGGAGTTGAACCTGTCTAGGGCGAATTATGAGTTCGCTGCCTCAACCGCTCGGCCAACCCTGGTCACTTTTACCATTATAAAAGATATTAGTACCCTTTTGTCAAATTTTAAAGGTTATTTTTTTGTGTCAAGATAAGTCAATTCCTCTGTAATTGTCTATGGACAGATAATATTTTTAACTATATATTAGTGAGTGAATAAAGGATAAAGTAGGGTTAAAATGCCATGGCTTGTTGGATTTTATTGTTAGTGGGTTACTTTTTTTAAGATATTTTTAAAGTTATTAAATGTTGTTATAATCGTTAACTATG of Cyanobacterium sp. HL-69 contains these proteins:
- the pyrE gene encoding orotate phosphoribosyltransferase PyrE, with the translated sequence MENNSLSLKQQLLDMFVEYAYQEGDFTLSSGQKSNFYLNSKQVTLRAQGALAVGKLIHEMLADDAQAVAGLTLGADPMVSAVSVVSAYENNPIPALIIRKEAKDHGTKAYIEGPSLPQGAIVTVLEDVVTTGQSAMLAVERLTDAGYKVDKIISLVDRQAGGAEFYHSQGLQFESIFTISDIQARHKEK